A single region of the Sorghum bicolor cultivar BTx623 chromosome 7, Sorghum_bicolor_NCBIv3, whole genome shotgun sequence genome encodes:
- the LOC8060908 gene encoding transcription factor RF2a: protein MNKDKTPIAGGGGGNAGGGGGGGGGCAGNGPEMQSSSDAAAPSPTPHTECDISSMPDSPMRKPGHRRALSEIIGLPEDLDLGAPGAGDAPGLSDENEEELFSMFLDVDKLNSRCGASVSESSCAMAAGGRGEATETSAAGQGQRHHHRHSMDAASSINAEHLFGTTAMEGASPAEVKKAMSAAKLAELALIDPKKAKRIINNRQSAARSKERKMRYIAELERKVQFMQREATALATQLALLQRDTAGLTVENSELKIRLQSTEQQVHLQDALNEALKSELQRLKVATGQMGNQMMMNFAGPPHAFGGGNQQVFHHPSQAMPPFLAMQQQQQQHPNQPLHPLQTQQQLQQAALSLNMKGPAAVAPPGQWQWGGGDAWSESSSS, encoded by the exons ATGAACAAGGATAAGACACCGatcgcaggcggcggcggcggcaatgcaggaggaggaggaggaggaggaggcggctgcGCTGGCAATGGCCCGGAGATGCAATCCTCGTCCGACGCGGCGGCGCCTTCGCCGACTCCTCACACGGAGTGCGACATCAGCAGCATGCCGGACTCCCCAATGCGCAAGCCCGGCCACCGGCGCGCGCTCTCAGAGATCATCGGCCTCCCCGAGGACCTGGACCTCGGCGCCCCCGGCGCCGGCGACGCGCCCGGGCTGTCGGACGAGAACGAGGAGGAGCTCTTCTCCATGTTCCTCGACGTGGATAAGCTGAATTCGCGGTGCGGGGCGTCGGTGTCGGAGTCATCGTGCGCCATGGCCGCCGGGGGTCGGGGAGAGGCAACGGAGACGTCTGCGGCAGGGCAGGGGCAGAGGCATCATCACAGGCACTCGATGGACGCCGCGAGCTCCATCAACGCAGAGCATCTGTTTGGGACAACGGCGATGGAGGGGGCGTCGCCGGCAGAGGTGAAGAAGGCAATGTCCGCCGCAAAGCTTGCCGAGCTAGCGCTCATCGATCCAAAGAAGGCAAAAAG GATTATAAATAATAGACAGTCAGCAGCAAGATCAAAAGAAAGGAAGATGAGGTACATTGCTGAACTTGAGCGGAAGGTGCAGTTCATGCAGAGAGAAGCCACAGCATTGGCAACCCAGCTGGCATTGCTACAG AGAGACACAGCTGGGCTGACTGTCGAGAACAGCGAACTGAAGATACGTCTGCAGAGCACAGAGCAACAAGTCCACCTACAAGATG CTCTGAACGAGGCCCTGAAATCGGAGCTGCAGCGGCTGAAGGTGGCGACAGGCCAGATGGGCAACCAGATGATGATGAACTTCGCCGGACCGCCGCACGCGTTCGGCGGTGGGAATCAGCAGGTCTTCCACCACCCCAGCCAAGCAATGCCGCCGTTCCTGgcgatgcagcagcagcagcagcagcacccgaACCAGCCGTTGCACCCTCTGCAGACccagcagcagctgcagcaggCGGCGCTCAGCCTGAACATGAAAGGGCCGGCTGCGGTGGCTCCTCCCGGCCAGTGGCAGTGGGGTGGTGGTGATGCGTGGTCggagagcagcagcagctga